The DNA sequence TGAGAacataatttgagaaaaaataaacaagtatTTTTTCCCTAGAACGAATGcaaattaataagaaaacatatattataatatatgatttttgttcttcatatgaaaacttttttgttattaatataatatttttaattcatattaaatgatttatctatttttttggtAGATCATTAGTTCTTATTTTCTAACAAgatgaaatttaatttcataaacaCTGAATTGTTTGtaagtttttgttttcaatacttttttcttcatttgaagGATTCGATTCAATTATTGCAAAAAAAGGTGATCGTAGATGgcatttgaaatatatttttcttaccaTTTGTAATTATTGAAAATGAGGGAAAACAGATATTGATATGACCAACTATTATGtaatgcatcacactcaattatACTTATGCATTATAATGGGATAAAGAATTgactatattattaatattacagTATGAAAAAATTGGATGAAAACACATTATATctaacttgaaaaaaaattcaaaaatcccAGTCGAAGAgacaattaattaaaacaacTACTATTATTTCTTAACTTTACAAATTTTACATCATAAACATTAAAGTAATTACACAGAgttacaaaattgaaaaaaaaaagtgctatttttttaaatattttttgacacTAGATGCATCATTTGATCATTAGAACTTAgaaaaagtcatttttttatatgtaaaaaaggagaaagattaaagagtaaaatactAAATGTAAAGTGtgtaaaatactaaattattaaaaatttgtgtTGCAGAGATTAAAATAACCAGTGAGGTTCTTGTCTTTGGTTTATCAACCAACACATCTCCTCCATACACAGTATATAAAGAAAGGAGTGTTGTTCTTCTTGAACTTTATTCTGTTTGAAAAATGACTTCTTTATTTTCATCACATTTAAACTCAGCACGACACTTAACAATTTTGTTTCTTGTAATGTAGTTCCTCTCAAATCTCAACTTCACAATAATCAAACAAATTCATTTCACTTTCATTCAAAATAATTCCCTTCTTTTCTCTTACCCTTCATGTCCCTCTCAAACACCTTTGTTTCCCGCTTCGTCTTCTTCACACCCATCACTTGAAACGTTCACAGCATAATGCCTTTGCTCTTGTAAACTCATGCAATGACTTTGACAGTGTCCTTGGGGTGCTCAGAACAACCCCAGAGGATGCACCTAATACAGTGATGTGGAACTTGATCATGAGATCCCATGTTGATTTGGGACTGTTCCATTCAGCTTTGTCAGTGTACAAAAAGATGAGGCAAAAGGGTGTTCCCCATGATTGTTTTACATTCCCGTTATTGAACCGAGCCTTGTCTTCCATGAGGGCTGATGTTGTGTATGGGAAAATGATCCACTGTGTGGCAACTCAAATGGGCTTGGATGGGGATTTGTATTTTTGCAATACCATGATTGATGTTTATGTGAAATGTGGGTGCATCGCTTCTGCTCGCCGaatgtttgatgaaatgtcacTGAGAGATGTGGTTTCTTGGACTTTGATGATTGCTGGTTATGTTTCTGAGAGACTTTTTAGTGTGGCTTTTCATCTGTTTAACAAGATGAGGATGGAATTGGAACCGAACTCGGTCACACTTATTGTGATGTTGCAGGCACCTTGTGCTTCCATGAAATTAAGTGAGGGAACGCAAGTACATGGGTATGCACTGAAGAGTGGGTTGCTAACGGATTGGTCTGTGAAAAATTCCGTTTTGAGAATGTATGGTAGTAAAGGGAGTACCAGAGAAGTGGAACTTTTGTTTGGTGAAGTAAACATGAAGGATGTGGTTTCTTGGAATATTTTGATTTCCTTTTACTCCTCAGAAGGAGATGCCATAAGAGTGGCAGGTTTGCTCAAAGAAATGCAGAGCCTAGAAGTGCACGTGTGGAACATTGAAACTTTAACATTAGTTACATCGGCATTTGCAAAGTCTGGTAGTCTTTCAGAGGGCGAAGGTGTGCACTGCTTAGTCATTAAAACTGGGTTTTCTGATGATGTTTTGCTCACATCTCTGCTTGACTTTTATGCCAAGTGTGGGAAATTGGAAACTTCAGTTCTACTGTTTAGTGAAATCGATTCCAAAAGTAAGATCACTTGGGGTGCTATGATGTCAGGTTTCATTCAGAATGGCTCTTTTATGGAGGCCATAGTTTTATTCCAACAAATGCAA is a window from the Vigna unguiculata cultivar IT97K-499-35 chromosome 7, ASM411807v1, whole genome shotgun sequence genome containing:
- the LOC114190064 gene encoding putative pentatricopeptide repeat-containing protein At3g01580 → SNKFISLSFKIIPFFSLTLHVPLKHLCFPLRLLHTHHLKRSQHNAFALVNSCNDFDSVLGVLRTTPEDAPNTVMWNLIMRSHVDLGLFHSALSVYKKMRQKGVPHDCFTFPLLNRALSSMRADVVYGKMIHCVATQMGLDGDLYFCNTMIDVYVKCGCIASARRMFDEMSLRDVVSWTLMIAGYVSERLFSVAFHLFNKMRMELEPNSVTLIVMLQAPCASMKLSEGTQVHGYALKSGLLTDWSVKNSVLRMYGSKGSTREVELLFGEVNMKDVVSWNILISFYSSEGDAIRVAGLLKEMQSLEVHVWNIETLTLVTSAFAKSGSLSEGEGVHCLVIKTGFSDDVLLTSLLDFYAKCGKLETSVLLFSEIDSKSKITWGAMMSGFIQNGSFMEAIVLFQQMQAEYFNVVPEIWRNLLDAYANLGALKLGKVVHGYLIKNLFNGPIENSVHLETSILNMYLRGGSMSSAKTCFDMMSVKDVVVWTTMIEGLGSHGFGFDALKYFNLMIEQRVQPNSVTFLSLLSACSHSGLVSEGCNIYHSMKWQFGTEPALDHQTCIVDLFGRCGMLKEALAIIFKMVILPDSRIWSALLAASRVHGNKKFGEYAAQRLLELEPDNAGYYTLLSNVKASVGRWEEVEKLRRDMSERDLKKKPGWSCIEVTGFIHGFVSGDKSHPEAEEIYEALGTLSTTTQDLGWHA